Within the Takifugu flavidus isolate HTHZ2018 chromosome 20, ASM371156v2, whole genome shotgun sequence genome, the region tgctcgattgccattttcagccgcatattatCTGAATTCACTTTCAAAAGGTTTTGACAACCTTGTAACCTCATTGAGAGATCTTTGTTTTCAGTTAAATACACTTGCTCAACCATCTCACTGATCTGCGCATGTTCATTTTCTAGATAGCATTTTTTCATAGCGacgattcttttttttaactttttggtGTCCGAGATCACAGACATACATGCTTGGAGAGCCTTAACAAATTGTTTTTCTTAAGACTGGATCTGATCTTGATTGGTTTGCTCTTTACCCCCGAGTTGTTCAATCTGcttcagcttttcttccatcattttattttcagacatgGCCTGATCCAAGTCTTCCAATGTGTAACTTGTCTTCTTATTAGGCCATTTAGCTACTTCTGGGAAGTCGCCAGTCTTCTGGATAAAGGTTTAgcacttctttcttcttcagggTGCATTTCTTCAGGACATTCTCGTGCCACCAAGAGCTGACCCGCTTCGTAATTGGTGCTGATATCCTTTCAAGCTTCAAAGTTTTTTCAACTTCTTTCTTTAGCTGGTGCTCCTTTACAATGTGGCTGTTTATTAATTGgacatatttcttttctctctcatcaCATTGTTGAACTGTGGCAGAAAGCTGTAGCTCTAGTCTGCTGATTGTATCTGAATTCACTTTACAAAAGGTTTTGACAACCTTGTAACCTCATTGAGAGATCTTTGTTTTCAGTTAAAAACACTTGCTCAACCATCTCACTGATCTGTGCATGTTTATTTTCTAGATAGCATCTTTTCATAGTGatggttctttctttttttttttaaatttggtgtCCGAGATCACAGACATACATGCTTGGAGATCCTTAACAAATTGTTTTTCTTGAGACTGGATCTGATCTTGATTGGTTTGCTCTTTACCCCCGAGTTGTTCAATCTCCTTCAGCTTTTCCTCcataattttattttcagacatgGCCTGATCCGAGGCTTCCAATGTGTAACTTGTCTTCTTATTAGGCCATTTAGCTACTTCTGGGAAGTCACCAGTCTTCTGGATAAAGGTTTAgcacttctttcttctttaagGTGCGTTTCTTCAGGACATTCTTGTGCCACCAAGAGCTGACCCGCTTCGTAATTGGTGCTGATATCCTTTCAAGCTTCAACAAAGTTTTTTCAACTTCTTTCTTTAGCTGGTGCTCCTTTACAATGGGGCTGTTTATTAATTGgacatatttcttttctctctcatcaCATTGTTGAACTGTGGCAGAAAGCTGTTGCTCCAGTCTGCTGATTGTATCTGAATTCACTTTACAAAAGGTTTTTACAACCTTGTAACCTCATTGAGAGATCTTTGTTTTCAGTTAAAAACACTTGCTCAACCATCTCACTGATCTGTGCATGTTTATTTTCTAGATAGCATCTTTTCATAGTGatggttctttctttttttttttaaatttggtgtCCGAGATCACAGACATACATGCTTGGAGATCCTTAACAAATTGTTTTTCTTGAGACTGGATCTGAGCTTTATTGGTTTGCTCTTTACCCCCGAGTTGTTCAATCTGcttcagcttttcttccataattttattttcagacatgGCCTGATCCAAGGCTTCCAATGTGTAACTTGTCTTCTTATTAGGCCATTTAACTACTTCTGGGAAGTCACCAGTCTTCTGGATAAAGGTTTAgcacttctttcttcttcagggTGCATTTCTTCAGGACATTCTTGTGCCACCAAGAGCTGACCCGCTTCGTAATTGGTGCTGATATCCTTTCAAGCTTCAAAGTTTTTTCAACTTCTTTCTTTAGCTGGTGCTCCTTTACAATGTGGCTGTTTATTAATTGgacatatttcttttctctctcatcaCATTGCTGAACTGTGGCAGAAAGCTGTAGCTCTAGTCTGCTGATTGTATCTGAATTCACTTTACAAAAGGTTTTTACAACCTTGTAACCTCATTGAGAGATCTTTGTTTTCAGTTAAATACACTTGCTCAACCATCTCACTGATCTGTGCATGTTTATTTTCTAGATAGCATCTTTTCATAGTGatggttctttctttttttttttaaatttggtgtCCGAGATCACAGACATACATGCTTGGAGATCCTTAACAAATTGTTTTTCTTGAGACTGGATCTGATCTTGATTGGTTTGCTCTTTACCCCCGAGTTGTTCAATCTccttcagcttttcttccataattttattttcagacatgGCCTGATCCAAGTCTTCCAATGTGTAACTTGTCTTCTTATTAGGCCATTTAACTACTTCTGGGAAGTCGCCAGTCTTCTGGATAAAGGTTTAAGGataaaggataaggataaaagactttattgatcccacatcggggaaattgcacgttacagcggtagcccgtggtgtacaatacacaaaagtactaaaataaaaaataaaaataaagactcttatgttatgtacattgctatgtacagtacattgtacagtatatacagaaattatttaaaaaattatgtacaggagttttggacagtgtgaagacaaaaaaaaataaggcGCATGAGatgagatgtgcaaataagacattccagaggtagttatgattagttagtgcaaatatgccaaccctgggttatttgtgctacaattaagtgttgtgcatgttgaacaatctgacggcagttggcttgaatgacctgcggtaacgttcctttttacaccgtgggtgtaacagtctgctgctgaaggagctgcttaaggcccccacagtctcgtgtagggggtgagagggggtgtccataattgatgtcagcttggccaacatcctcctctcacccacctcctcaatggagtctagagagcagtccaggactgagccagcccgtctgaccagcttgttgagtctcttcctgtccctctctgagcttccacagctccagcagaccacagtgtagaagatcaccgatgccaccacagagtcataaaaagtccgaagcagtgacctgcacactccaaaggacctcagtctcctcaacagatgaagacgactttggcccttcttgtacagggcgtctgtgtacgagtccagtccagtttattgttgagatgaacacccaggtatttgtactcctccgcgatctcaatgtccaaaccctggatgttcacgggtgcaatgtgagaagccttcctactgaagtcgatcaccacctcctttgtcttgctggcgttgatgcgcaaatggttcagttcacaccaggcgacaaagttggtgatgacctccctgtactccagttcgttcccctcagacacacgtccaacgatggctgtatcatcggagaacttctggaggtggaagctgtccgagttgtggctgaagtccgatgtgtagaACTGTACCCTGTGgggcccccgtgctgcagactaccacgtcggactcacagtcacggagcctcacgtactgtagtctgttggtgaggtagtcggtggtccaggcagccaggtgacagtcgactccggctccctccatcttccctctcagcagtgatggctggattgtgttgaaggcactggagaagtcaaagaacatgactctcacagtgctcccggtgctctctaggtgtgagagtgaccggtgcagcaggtagatgaccgcgtcatccacaccaatgccaAGTCaatatgcaaactgtagagggccatcttgctgtccaccagctgtcggaggtgggtgagaacgatcctctccatggtcttcatcaggtgagaggttaaagccactggcctgaagtggttgggctccctggcgtgcgcagtcttaggaaccggaaccacacatgatgttttccacagtagtggaactctctccagactgaggctcaggttgaagatgtgcaggagtactccacagagttgatctgcacagtccttgagtagtctggagttgatgccatcagggccagtagctttccttgtcttggtcctcctcagctccttcctcacctgatcagctgtaatggagaggcgaggtgtgactcctggtgggtgaggacgggggttggactgggagggtcgatctggcagggggtggagggaggtggcgtggtgtgaggagagagctgccggAGGTGTTACGGGGGGAGAGGGGTGATGTGACAGCAATGTTGTTTAgcacttctttcttcttcaagGTGCGTTTCTTCAGGGCATTCTCGTGCCACCAAGAGCTGACCCACTTAGTAATTGGTGTTGATATCCTTTCAAGCTTCAACAAAGTTTTTTCAACTTCTTTCTTTAGGGGTGCTCCTTTACAATGGGGCTGTTTATTAATTGgacatatttcttttctctctcatcaCATTGTTGAACTGTGGCAGAAAGCTGTAGCTCCAGTCTGCTGATTGTATCTGAATTCACTTTACAAAAGGTTTTGACAACCTTGTAACCTCATTGAGAGATCTTTGTTTTCAGTTAAATACACTTGCTCAACCATCTCACTGATCTGCGCATGTTCATTTTCTAGATAGCATCATTTCATAGTGAcggttctttttattttaactttttgGTGTCCGAGATCACAGACATACATGCTTGGAGATCCTTAACAAATTGTTTTTCTTGAGACTGGATCTGATCTTGATTGGTTTGCTCTTTACCCCCGAGTTGTTCAATCTGcttcagcttttcttccatcattttattttcagacatgGCCTGATCCAAGTCTTCCAATGTGTAACTTGTCTTCTTATTAGGCCATTTAGCTACTTCTGGGAAGTCGCCAGTCTTCTGGATAAAGGTTTAGCACTTTTCTTCTTCAAGGTGCGTTTCTTCAGGACATTCTCGTGCCACCAAGAGCTGACCCGCTTCGTAATTGGTGTTGATATCCTTTCAAGCTTCAACAAAGTTTTTTCAACTTCTTTCTTTAGCTGGTGCTCCTTTACAATGTGGCTGTTTATAATTGgacatatttcttttctctctcatcaCATTGCTGAACTGTGGCAGAAAGCTGTTGCTCCAGTCTGCTGATTGTATCTGAATTCACTTTCAAAAGGTTTTGACAACCTTGTAACCTTATTGAGAGATCTTTGTTTTCAGTTAAAAACACTTGCTCAACCATCTCACTGATCTGCGCATGTTCATTTTCTAGATAGCATTTTTTCATAGCGacgattcttttttttaactttttggtGTCCGAGATCACAGACATACATGCTTGGAGAGCCTTAACAAATTGTTTTTCTTGAGACTGGATCTGATCTTGATTGGTTTGCTCTTTACCCCCGAGTTGTTCAATCTGcttcagcttttcttccatAAGTTTATTTTCAGACATGGCCTGATCCGAGGCTTCCAATGTGTGTTGGAGTTGGAGTCGGAGCGTTGACATTTCTGTCACGTGCTTCTCCTGAATTTGTTCATTCTCTTCAGCAGCCCCCTGTAATTGATCTTCTAATTGTTGTATTCTCTCATTTATGACTCTTTTCTGGTCCtggacctcctccagctctttccttATACTTTTATTATAAGagctttcctgtttccagttcaTTTCTAGGGTTTTATTCTTTTCCATTGTATCCCTTAAGAGAACTAGAAGTTCTTCTGCTTTATCAGTCATGCTTTTTAAGTCAGACTTTTCCTTTTGGTAGCTCTCCTCTAAAAGCAAATTGCCTTCTTCTACCTCTTTGACCCTAATATGTAGCTCTTTTGCCTTTTCTATGCACTGTTCCAGCTCTTCTCTGGTAATTCTGTGCTCAGTCTTTTCCTTCTCATAAAACTCCTCAAAGTGGTTCAGTTGTTCTTTTGTATGTTTATGTGCAGACCTCTCTTCCTGATAGTTTTCATTTGTCCACATATTCTCTACAACTGCTTGCTGTAATTGGAATTCCAGTTCTTTGTTCTGCTGATTGGCCTGAACTAGCTGCTCCTGTGTTTCCTCATGTAAAGATTTTTCATTCTCATATTTCCCTTCAAGCTCTTGCTTCTCCTCTATTTCTTGGTTGAATTTAACTTGAAGCTCTTCTATGGTTTGGCTCAGATTCCCTCTTGTCATTTCATGAGCATTCACTTCCTTCAGATATTTCTCCTCTAAAGAAATTATCTTTTCTTTGccctgttgaaggttaacttcTAGTTTGTCTATTGTATTACACATGACCTTGTGTTGGTCATTTGCCTGTTTCAATTGTAATTGAATCTTCTCGATGCTCTGCTCCAActcttgtttttcatcattGTGTTGAATCATTTCTTGCTTGTAGTTCTCCTctaatatttttttctctttcaatgTATTCTGTAACTGAATTTGtagcttttcttcatttttagcCATCCGGTCATTACTGAATTCATACGGTCCAGTTCTTTCTTTgtctgctccagctcttttcTTGTAGAGGAAATGTTACTTTCTTGCTCTTCTATGACTTGGTTCAGAGCttctttgtatttttgtgtgaaCACTTTTCCTTCGCATAGTTCTTTTCTAGACAGTTATGTTCTTTTACTAATACATGTAACTGACCTTGAAGGTCTTTTATGCCTTTGTTCAAAGTTTCTTTTGTATTATTGTGTGAAGACTTTTCCTCCTCATAGTTCTTTTCGAGACATATatgtttttttactgtttctttTAACTGAATTTCAAGCTGTTCTATGGTTTTGTCCGAGGCCTCTTTCATCAGTTGGCATTTAATCATATCCTTTTCATACATGCTTTGTAGACAATTTTTCTCCTGAACCATTTGCTGAAATCCACCTTGAAGTCGTTTCATGTTGACTTTTGTAGTTTTGTGTAAACTGCTTTCTTTCTGATATTTTTCTTGTAAACTATTGTTTTCTTCCAATGCTGTCTTTAATTTAGCATCAAGGTCTCTACAGTCACCCTTAGCCTGGCGCAGTTGTTCAAATATTTGTCTGCGTATAGACCTTTCCTTCTCGTAGGTCTGCTTTAGCAACAAAATCTTTTCAGTTGTTGGTTTTGATTCCTGTTGAAGTGTAGTGATCAGTATTCgatcttgttgtttttgtttgaacaaCTGACACATCTCCTGCTTTAAAGCCGTTATTTCCACTTCCTTCTTCTTAATTATTTTGGACATGTTCCTGACAGGGTGTTTTTTCTCATCCCAAAGAATACCTATTCTTTGCAGGCGCTCCAGCTCTGTGTCCATCATCCTAAATTTTTTCTCAATATTTTGTTCAAAAGAGTTAAACTCCTTGTAGTAGGCCTCTGTATGTGATTCCAACAATCTCATTTGAATAGTATGGCAAATCTTGAAAAACTCTTCATCTTCAGGTGGTCCACTGTAACCATCTTTTCTTAAAGAAAATATTTCCAATTTGTTTTTCATAATTGTGTTACCTCGTTCATTGAGAACATGTTTTAACTGAGCAACAACCTTTTTGTATTCCTGGTATTGCTTTGAAATGACCAGAAATAGTTTCTTCAGCTCTTCAATAGTTTTCTCTGCCATCatataaaatcatttaaaatgctgGACTAATTTCAACAAAACAACTTGCTTATCCGTATGTGGTActgttttgagttttttttaagcactacttttaaaaaggcacagTGTTGTTTGGTGGCCATGTTTAAACCAAAAGATCAAAGCATACAAACATTCAAAGCAAATTTAAAGAGGTATATTAAGGCAGGTGAGAGCTGACACTTTTGCATTCCTTCACACATTGAATTCAAAGAACTTGTTCCTTTTGCATGTTTCCTTTCTGCCTGAGAAAAAACTACAAATCTTGAAAACTGAAATAAATTATCTTCCCTTCTTTTTTCACGACACAATCACACAAAGAGAAATGATCATTCTTTGTTGACTTGTTAATTATGAGCTACTGATGGGAATTGGCCTCTTTTACATAGCTTTGTATTGACCCATGTTAAATTCAAGTTTGTAGATTAATTGAAAAATCAAAAAAGCCAAACAGGCTAATaatttgtctctctctcatatatatatatatatatatatatatatatatatatatatatatatatatatatatatatactgtattaaTACTTGATGTTTTATACTTTGATATATTagcattatttattttaatgctgtAGTTATATGTTGGTATAATGCAAGTGTTTAAAAATTAAGCTCCAAGGAAGTTCAATTTTGACAAATAAAATTTCAGCAATGGATGCTAAAACTTGTGTTGAGCTGGTACATACCCT harbors:
- the LOC130517586 gene encoding myosin heavy chain, clone 203-like; this encodes MIQHNDEKQELEQSIEKIQLQLKQANDQHKVMCNTIDKLEVNLQQGKEKIISLEEKYLKEVNAHEMTRGNLSQTIEELQVKFNQEIEEKQELEGKYENEKSLHEETQEQLVQANQQNKELEFQLQQAVVENMWTNENYQEERSAHKHTKEQLNHFEEFYEKEKTEHRITREELEQCIEKAKELHIRVKEVEEGNLLLEESYQKEKSDLKSMTDKAEELLVLLRDTMEKNKTLEMNWKQESSYNKSIRKELEEVQDQKRVINERIQQLEDQLQGAAEENEQIQEKHVTEMSTLRLQLQHTLEASDQAMSENKLMEEKLKQIEQLGGKEQTNQDQIQSQEKQFVKALQACMSVISDTKKLKKRIVAMKKCYLENEHAQISEMVEQVFLTENKDLSIRLQGCQNLLKVNSDTISRLEQQLSATVQQCDEREKKYVQL